From a single Planctellipticum variicoloris genomic region:
- the rnhA gene encoding ribonuclease HI — protein MTSASSSGSALPFVQLFTDGACRGNPGPGGWACILRHPASGKEKELAGGQLLTTNNQMEMLAVIRGLESLKSRSDVEVVTDSSYVAQGCTEWMKGWKANGWRRREGKAFKPVKNCELWQQLDELLTKHKVRFTHVRGHAGHPENERCDELAVAAALAIMNGDGE, from the coding sequence GTGACGTCTGCATCCTCGTCCGGTTCCGCTCTGCCGTTCGTACAGCTCTTTACGGACGGGGCCTGTCGCGGCAATCCGGGCCCCGGCGGCTGGGCGTGCATTCTGCGCCATCCCGCCTCGGGGAAGGAGAAGGAGCTGGCCGGCGGCCAGCTCCTGACCACCAACAACCAGATGGAAATGCTGGCGGTCATCCGCGGACTGGAATCACTGAAATCCCGTTCCGACGTCGAAGTCGTCACCGACAGTTCCTACGTCGCGCAGGGTTGCACCGAGTGGATGAAGGGCTGGAAAGCCAACGGCTGGCGCCGACGGGAAGGAAAGGCGTTCAAGCCGGTCAAGAATTGCGAGCTGTGGCAGCAGCTCGACGAACTGCTGACAAAGCACAAAGTTCGTTTTACGCACGTCCGCGGACACGCGGGTCATCCCGAGAACGAGCGTTGCGACGAGCTCGCAGTGGCGGCGGCGCTCGCGATCATGAATGGAGATGGGGAATAG
- the infA gene encoding translation initiation factor IF-1, giving the protein MAKEEAIEVEGNVVEALANTQFRVELTNGHTVMAHVAGKMRKHFIRIVPGDRVVVEVSPYDLNRGRIIYRER; this is encoded by the coding sequence ATGGCCAAAGAAGAGGCCATTGAAGTTGAAGGCAATGTGGTCGAAGCGCTCGCCAACACGCAGTTTCGTGTTGAGCTGACGAATGGACACACCGTGATGGCCCACGTCGCGGGGAAGATGCGCAAGCACTTTATCCGTATCGTGCCGGGCGATCGCGTCGTCGTCGAGGTCTCGCCGTACGATCTGAATCGCGGTCGCATCATCTACCGCGAGCGCTAG
- a CDS encoding Flp family type IVb pilin — MNHVSQFLQDDSAATAVEYAVMLALILLACIGAITTFGTGQGSKWSLIDTKLDDAGI, encoded by the coding sequence ATGAATCACGTCAGTCAATTTCTCCAGGATGATTCCGCAGCGACGGCGGTCGAATATGCCGTCATGCTCGCCCTGATCCTCCTGGCCTGCATCGGCGCCATCACTACGTTCGGCACCGGACAGGGGTCGAAATGGTCTCTGATCGATACCAAACTCGACGACGCCGGAATCTAG
- the folK gene encoding 2-amino-4-hydroxy-6-hydroxymethyldihydropteridine diphosphokinase: MARAWIALGGNLGNVPQTFRAACLSLSRQPELELIRSSGIYRTAPVGDDAGSAFFNAATAWETALSPLELLQRLQQAEDAAGRTRDLRWGPRPLDLDLIQFGDTIVQKPQLTVPHPAAWYRRFVLDPVCEFAPDVRHPLHWKPWGELRQRLLPRPLRVAIFGGSAVDRTAIVATLKPAFPAADLRVAESAYEVPDAGLRIWLGPTTDGVESQPPPLSVNGSSWGAQSIEQARYVLTSALDVPERIGDWPAAPAI; encoded by the coding sequence ATGGCGCGGGCATGGATCGCCTTGGGCGGCAATCTGGGGAACGTCCCCCAGACTTTCCGCGCCGCCTGCCTTTCGCTGTCCCGGCAACCCGAACTGGAGCTCATCCGCTCCAGCGGGATCTACCGGACGGCTCCCGTCGGCGACGACGCAGGAAGCGCCTTCTTCAACGCCGCCACCGCCTGGGAAACCGCGCTTTCCCCGCTGGAGCTCCTCCAGCGACTGCAGCAGGCAGAAGACGCCGCCGGCCGGACGCGCGATCTCCGCTGGGGACCCCGCCCCCTCGACCTCGATCTGATTCAGTTTGGCGACACGATCGTCCAGAAACCCCAGCTCACCGTGCCTCACCCCGCCGCCTGGTATCGCCGCTTCGTCCTCGATCCCGTCTGCGAGTTCGCCCCCGACGTCCGGCATCCCCTCCATTGGAAGCCCTGGGGAGAGCTGCGACAACGACTGCTGCCCAGACCGCTCCGAGTCGCCATTTTCGGCGGATCCGCCGTTGACCGGACCGCGATTGTCGCAACTCTCAAACCGGCGTTCCCCGCCGCAGACTTGCGCGTCGCCGAATCGGCGTACGAAGTTCCCGACGCCGGCCTCAGAATCTGGCTCGGGCCGACAACCGACGGCGTCGAATCTCAGCCCCCCCCGCTCTCGGTCAACGGCAGCAGTTGGGGCGCACAGTCGATCGAGCAGGCCCGGTATGTGCTGACTTCCGCACTCGACGTACCGGAACGCATCGGCGACTGGCCCGCGGCCCCCGCCATCTGA